In Erigeron canadensis isolate Cc75 chromosome 1, C_canadensis_v1, whole genome shotgun sequence, a single window of DNA contains:
- the LOC122592615 gene encoding plasmodesmata-located protein 7-like: MTQLISPLLIIPLIFILSLILPMCAGNSIIYTECSSPYYTPTTPYESNLNTLLTSLVNSASVTTFNKFKISPPGSSQRDVVYGLYQCQSDLSCSDCRDCVASSVSQLRTTCHVSVGGSIQLDGCFVMYNNTFFFGVEDKTEVLKICGPTVGYNSDALNHVDDALTYLVTWNGQYFRKGGFGSVQGVAQCIQDLSASQCEDCLIYARGRLRSQCETSSSGDMYLGKCYLQYKDLEVHPIIGKR, encoded by the coding sequence ATGACACAACTTATATCGCCTCTGCTCATCATccccttaattttcatcttATCCCTGATATTACCAATGTGTGCCGGAAACTCCATCATCTACACCGAATGCTCTTCACCATATTACACCCCGACGACACCTTATGAATCAAATCTCAACACATTGCTCACTTCCTTAGTGAACTCTGCATCCGTCACCACCTTCAACAAATTCAAAATCTCCCCACCGGGAAGCTCACAACGTGACGTTGTTTATGGTCTTTACCAATGTCAAAGTGATCTTAGTTGTTCTGATTGTAGAGACTGCGTAGCCAGCTCCGTGAGTCAACTCAGAACAACTTGTCATGTATCGGTTGGTGGATCCATACAATTAGATGGATGTTTTGTTATGTACAATAACACGTTCTTTTTTGGTGTGGAGGACAAAACGGAGGTGTTGAAGATTTGTGGCCCTACAGTTGGTTATAATTCGGACGCTTTGAACCATGTAGATGATGCATTAACGTATCTAGTGACTTGGAACGGTCAATATTTCCGTAAGGGTGGGTTTGGGAGCGTGCAGGGTGTAGCACAATGCATACAAGATTTAAGTGCAAGCCAGTGTGAAGATTGTCTTATATATGCACGCGGACGACTGAGATCACAATGTGAGACATCAAGTTCGGGTGATATGTACTTGGGAAAATGTTATCTTCAATATAAGGATCTTGAGGTTCACCCTATAATCGGTAAACGCTAA